A single window of Plasmodium reichenowi strain SY57 chromosome 14, whole genome shotgun sequence DNA harbors:
- a CDS encoding phosphatase, putative, translating into MNILNLFICCLSITLLKYIEWEQYNYDCVVAINKKNSIIKNERILDEYENINNSENEEDEYEDYLDDKGSNEFEQVNYKYLDYVNFTIIKSQSTYQHAVNELFVFLGSQYSTDEKIVIHVKLIDILSLLFVHYRDNLSNFEHIINSFQDRNKLMNSVEGEYFREFIDERDNYIFDVKNTYYNSQYVNKEKETILNKKKTIYEIFQKNWKTDGYRFYSVKNKKKYYYPRKINLDEPRKRKNKKKKKQKNIKCVNMVCKPLKIEYKSLNKPVNSPVDDNTDVKTMKGEQHINGQAEDKNDVVQGIENVQQEKKEIMDRFDIQNEIQNQVQNDIENEIEYELKNDDSNNNIEESDVMKSYKNQICNADENRTPNVGYVRENSIGPGIAYRMRKDFFLKDSSFNVITLINSITSNRDNKVVTKLHEGLTKLGITTIEHLIRYTNILAIFFSYDIFDELYLQIKLVKEYFGLIKYKHNILDTEENEYVVGKKTFYGKYNMIDDEVFVSPNCLSVYCKLKSVWMQNRNITVKVEKSTTNSLKIMMLGDIGQGFEEEKNFDVQNIYNFMGFNELKSTVQSMKKWHLENNADFVINLGDNIPNDGSYNFIGNFQWHQLMRELFVFKKKSEKQVHKDLGTNTLSAESIANFYNDKIKEMNEGNYENHINYYNDKNLHKIKAQNENNEKENLNDNSIKMNNAKDTSSKISDLQNVSNTNPYKIEVVDHTKLVESNTSINEKEEKSISSVEERANLYEDDEESDEEEDSNEFASEAIPFYSVLGEKDYFYFPSEQIQEHYSKRIPGYFMPNNYYCVNYDFTYNPVKKNVNGDEDDDDDEEEEERDSGKDRKVKTQEKFRASFIFIDTWALMVGFPIIRNYRAFREQFNWLSKTLYESAKKSDWIFVVGHHPLISSGRRSDNYSYEEHSFHDIIRDFLFNYHVDAYFSAHDHLMEYIKFGSVDLFINGSSSRVLFDNSSMGRGYFGKIIGKLYPVSCYVLKTIHTGLKPKGCNINRYSKWYNKSDIGFSTHKLTKDELVTQFISSRTGKPLSEKIITKNKKHERKKFYDLDGFAEDRIKELEKKIIDFSVNNPDLINYKIQEFNENIEKLNLIIKKLKTKEEKEIFKELIQMNNLIFDVSDHLDNVPIEKLKIMSQLVSKYNIFFNKELAGFIVAALERAIQMEGKKTHNSSDENGSLNEEDKNLIELIESLGYQPEEFLQKYESMTSEQKVALKNKIGRNISLEDYVNRIKFYVEKKKKEKEKKNGNEQEAEEETEVVEEIDELKEIEKKRKESEGDITDEDENEIKEDQKDNEKEDETYEEYLDESQYNDEEIPLVKQVHKDFKKLANQEKKLSEQKYILLMLASMRKFDIKKYALNLSTKKERIKDVTTSNYLSNIEPRKTFFQLCIELPPDIKRIINNFSGVGKRLPFFNFINKLYDEIIKLKDSLNRISR; encoded by the exons atgaatatattaaatctttttatatgttgTCTTTCTATTACCCTGTTAAAGTATATTGAATGGGAACAATATAATTACGACTGTGTTGTAGCAATAAATAAGAAGAATAGTATTATAAAGAATGAAAGAATTTTAGatgaatatgaaaatattaataattccgaaaatgaagaagatgaATATGAAGATTATTTAGATGATAAAGGGTCCAATGAATTTGAACAAGTGaattacaaatatttaGATTATGTAAATTTTACCATTATTAAAAGTCAAAGTACCTATCAACATGCTGtaaatgaattatttgtatttttagGATCCCAATATAGTACAGATGAAAAGATTGTAATACATGTAAAATTGATTGATATATTATCCcttttatttgttcattATAGAGATAATTTAAGTAATTTTGAACACATTATAAATAGTTTTCAAGatagaaataaattaatGAATTCTGTTGAAGGGGAATATTTCCGTGAATTTATTGATGAACGggataattatatatttgatgtaaaaaatacatattataactctcaatatgtaaataaagaaaaagaaaccatattgaataaaaaaaaaaccatCTATGAAATATTCCAAAAAAATTGGAAAACTGATGGTTATCGTTTTTATAGtgttaaaaataaaaaaaaatattattatccaAGAAAAATTAATCTTGATGAACCAAGAAAAcgaaaaaacaaaaagaaaaaaaaacaaaaaaatatcaaatGTGTTAATATGGTATGTAAACCTTTAAAAATTGAATATAAAAGTTTAAACAAACCTGTTAATAGTCCTGTAGATGATAATACTGATGTTAAAACTATGAAAGGTGAACAACACATTAATGGACAAGCtgaagataaaaatgatgtaGTACAGGGAATAGAAAATGTACAAcaggaaaaaaaagaaattatgGACAGATTTGATATTCAAAATGAAATACAAAATCAAGTACAAAATGatatagaaaatgaaataGAATATGAActtaaaaatgatgatagtaataataatatagaagaGAGTGATGTTATgaaatcatataaaaatcaaatatGCAATGCTGATGAAAATAGAACACCTAATGTTGGTTATGTTAGAGAAAATAGTATAGGTCCAGGAATTGCTTATCGTATGAGAAAAGATTTCTTCTTAAAAGATTCTTCATTTAATGTTATAACCCTTATAAACTCCATCACATCAAATAGAGATAATAAGGTTGTTACTAAATTACATGAAGGATTAACTAAATTAGGTATAACGACTATTGAACATTTAATTAGATACACGAACATTTTAGCTATATTTTTCTCGTATGATATTTTTGATGAATTGTACTTACAAATTAAATTAGTAAAAGAATATTTCGGacttataaaatataaacataatattttagatactgaagaaaatgaatatGTAGTAGgtaaaaaaacattttatggaaaatataatatgattgATGATGAAGTGTTCGTATCTCCTAATTGTTTAAGTGTTTATTGTAAGTTGAAATCTGTATGGATGcaaaatagaaatattacAGTAAAAGTGGAAAAAAGTACTACTAATAGTTTGAAAATTATGATGTTAGGAGATATCGGACAAGGTTttgaagaagaaaaaaattttgacgttcagaatatttataactTTATGGGTTttaatgaattaaaaaGTACTGTTCAAAGTATGAAAAAATGGcatttagaaaataatgCAGATTTTGTTATTAATTTAGGTGACAATATACCTAATGATGGTAGCTACAATTTTATTGGAAACTTCCAATGGCACCAATTAATGAGAGAATTGTttgtatttaaaaaaaaaagtgaaAAACAAGTTCATAAGGATTTAGGAACGAATACATTAAGTGCTGAAAGTATAGctaatttttataatgataaaataaaagaaatgaatgaaggtaattatgaaaatcacataaattattataatgataagaatttacataaaattaaagcccaaaatgaaaataatgaaaaggaaaatttaaatgataatagCATTAAGATGAATAATGCTAAAGATACAAGTAGTAAAATTAGTGATTTACAAAACGTTTCTAATACGAATCCATATAAAATTGAGGTTGTAGATCACACAAAGCTTGTAGAGTCTAATACTTCTATTAATGAAAAGGAAGAAAAATCTATAAGCTCTGTAGAAGAACGTGCGAATTTATATGAAGATGATGAGGAAAGtgatgaagaagaagatTCTAATGAATTTGCATCCGAAGCTATACCATTTTATTCTGTATTAGGTGAGAAAGATTATTTCTATTTCCCAAGTGAACAAATTCAAGAACATTATTCTAAACGAATCCCTGGATATTTTATGCctaataattattattgtgTCAATTATgattttacatataatcCTGTTAAGAAAAACGTAAATGGTGATGAAGAcgatgatgatgatgaagaagaagagGAAAGAGATAGTGGAAAAGATAGAAAAGTAAAGACTCAAGAAAAATTTAGAGCTTcgtttatatttattgatACATGGGCATTAATGGTTGGATTTCCaataataagaaattaTCGTGCATTCCGTGAACAATTTAATTGGTTAAGTAAGACATTATATGAAAGTGCTAAAAAGAGTGATTGGATTTTTGTTGTTGGTCATCATCCATTAATTTCAAGTGGTAGAAGATCtgataattattcatatgaaGAACATTCCTTCCATGATATTATTAGAGATTTCTTATTTAATTACCATGTAGATGCATATTTTAGTGCTCATGACCATTTAatggaatatataaaatttggTAGTGTAGacttatttattaatgGATCTTCATCTAGAGTGTTATTTGATAATTCTAGTATGGGAAGAGGTTATTTTGGAAAAATTATAGGAAAATTATATCCAGTAAGCTGTTATGTTTTAAAAACTATACATACTGGATTGAAACCTAAAGGTTGTAATATCAATAGATATTCCAAATGGTATAACAAATCAGATATAGGTTTCAGTACGCACAAATTGACAAAAGATGAATTAGTTACACAATTTATTAGTAGTAGAACTGGAAAACCTCTTAGCGAAAAgattattacaaaaaataaaaaacatgAGAGAAAGAAGTTTTATGATTTGGATGGATTTGCAGAAGACAgaataaaagaattagaaaagaaaataattgaTTTTAGTGTAAATAATCCagatttaataaattataaaattcaagaatttaatgaaaatatagaaaagcttaatttaattataaaaaaattgaaaacaaaggaagaaaaagaaatattcAAAGAATTGATCCAAatgaataatttaatttttgatGTATCTGATCACCTTGATAATGTTCCtattgaaaaattaaaaattatgagCCAACTTgtttcaaaatataatatcttcTTTAATAAGGAATTGGCTGGTTTTATTGTAGCAGCTTTAGAAAGAGCAATCCAAATGGAAGGAAAGAAAACACATAATAGCTCAG ATGAAAATGGATCACTAAATGAAGAGGATAAGAATCTCATAGAATTAATTGAATCTTTGGGATATCAACCAGAGGaatttttacaaaaatatgaaaGTATGACAAGTGAACAAAAAGTGGCtttaaaaaacaaaattggtagaaatatatcattggaggattatgtaaatagaataaaattttatgtagaaaagaaaaaaaaagaaaaggaaaaaaaaaatggtaATGAGCAAGAAGCTGAAGAGGAAACGGAAGTAGTTGAAGAAATTGATGAATTGAAagaaattgaaaaaaaaagaaaagaaagTGAAGGTGATATTACTGATGAAgatgaaaatgaaataaagGAAGATCAAAAggataatgaaaaagaagatgAAACATATGAAGAATATTTAGATGAATCAcaatataatgatgaagaaaTTCCATTAGTTAAACAAGTACATAAggattttaaaaaattagctaatcaagaaaaaaaattaagtgaacagaaatatattcttttaatgTTAGCTTCTATGAGAAAATttgatattaaaaaatatgcatTAAACCTAtcaacaaaaaaagaacgTATTAAAGATGTTACGACTTCTAACTATTTATCTAATATAGAACCACGTAAAACATTCTTCCAACTATGTATTGAATTACCACCagatattaaaagaattataaataaCTTTAGTGGAGTAGGAAAAAGATTGCCcttctttaattttattaacaagttatatgatgaaataataaaattaaaagattCCCTTAATAGAATATCAAGATAG